The following DNA comes from Candidatus Binatia bacterium.
TGGTGTTGCATCCCTTGGCGTTCGTCGAGAGATAGAAGACGTTCCCGTAGCCGCCCGTGGCCAGGCAGACCGCGTCGGCGAGGTGCGATTCCACCTGGCCCGTCACGAGGTCGCGCGTGACGATGCCGCGCGCGCGGCCGTCGATCACGATCAGCTCCAGCATCTCGTGGCGGGCGAACATCTCCACCTTCCCCAGCCCCACCTGCCGCTCCAGGGCCTGGTAGGCGCCCAGCAGGAGCTGCTGCCCCGTCTGCCCGCGCGCGTAGAAGGTGCGGGAGACCTGGGCACCGCCGAAGGAGCGGTTCGCCAGCAGGCCACCGTACTCGCGCGCGAAGGGAACCCCCTGCGCGACGCACTGATCGATGATGTTCACCGAGATCTCGGCCAGGCGGTAGACGTTCGCCTCGCGGGAGCGGAAATCGCCCCCCTTGACCGTGTCGTAGAAGAGGCGGAAGACGCTGTCGCCGTCGTTCTGGTAGTTCTTCGCGGCGTTGATCCCGCCCTGCGCCGCGATCGAATGCGCGCGCCGCGGGCTGTCCTGGTAGCAGAAGCACTTCACGTTGTAGCCCAGCTCAGCCAGGCTCGCGGCGCCCGAGGCGCCGGCGAGTCCGCTTCCCACCATGATGACCGTGTACTTCCGCTTGTTCGCGGGGTTCACCAGCCGGATCGACGAGCGGTGCTTTTCCCACTTCGTCTCCAGCGGGCCGGGCGGAATCTTCGCGTCGAGCTTCATGCGCCTACCGGATCACGCCCGTCAGCACGGCGAGCGGAAAGGAGATGTTGCCCACGACGACGATCGCCGTCATGAGGCCCGCGAATCCGTGGCGCAGGAAGTTGTACCGCGGATGCGAGAGACCCAGCGTCTGCAGCATGCTCCAGATCCCGTGATACAGGTGGTACCCCAGGGCGAGCATCGCGACGATGTAGAAGACCGAGACGGGCACGACCTGGAAGCCCGCGACGAAGTTGTGATAGACGTCCCCCTCCACGAACGAGGGGTGGACCGTGCCGAAGGTGAAGTGGAGGAGGTGGTAAACGATGAAGAGCAGGAGGATCGGCCCGCTCCAGACCATGGTGCGCGAGGCATACGTGGAGCGGTCGTAGGCGCGCCGGCGGTAGCCGACCGGGCGGGCGCGGACGTTATCCCAGGTGAGCGCGGTGGCCGACCAGATATGCAGGATCACCGACAGGAGGAGCACCGCGCGGGCGATCCAGAGCGCCGAGCCGTGCATCAGCTCGCGCAGCCAGACCGCATAGGCGTTCATGGCCTCCGGGCCCATATAGGCCTGGAGGTTTCCGATCATGTGCGCGACGACGAAGCCGAAGAGAATGAAACCGGTGACCGCCATGACCACCTTCTTCCCGATGGTCGAGGCGGCGAACGGCTCGGCGCGCAGGGTTGGACCGGAGTCAGCCTGGATTCGTTCCATAGACACGATCAGTGGCGCATCTTAGACCGGCCGGGACGGGACGGCAAGGGCGGCGCCGGTGTTCTCCGGTATACTTTTCCCATGAGCCGAATCCGCGCCGCCTGGATCCTCGCCATCGTGGCCGACACCCTTCAGATCGTGCTCCTTCCCGCCTTCGGCGAAGGCGTCGCCTCTCCGGCGGCGGACGCCCTCGACATCGTGGTCGCGATCGGCATGACCGTGCTCCTGGGGTGGCACTTCGCCTTCCTCCCCACCGCGATCGCGGAGATCGTCCCCGGCCTGAACCTCGTGCCCACCTGGACCGCGGCGGTCTTCTTCGTGACGCGGAGCCGCCGGGCGCGCGGGAGCGACGTTCCGGAGGAGCCCGGCCGAGTCGAGCCGCCAAGGGGCTCATTGCCACCGCCGCCGGAATGAGACGACTCGATGGAAAGCGTAGCGACATCGACGTCAATCTCTGCTGACTTGTGTCGTGCGTTTCACCCGCGCCAGCGCGGGTTGCCTCTCATCTCCTATCATTTCGATGCGGTGCCGATGGGCTCCGGTGCGGCTCGGGACCGTCTCCATCGCGATCCGTTGCGCCCCCACGAGCCGTCGCCTAATCTCCCGCCGTGAATCGCCGAGCGGCTGCGCCTGTTGCCCTCCTCCTGGTCTCGCTGATGCTGCAGGGCTCGGCGCGTGGTGACGACCGCGACACGATGCCTGGGGCGAGCCGCGGCCCTGGCCCGCGCGTTGCCGACGTCTCGATCTTCCGCGATGCCGCGATCCGCTGGAGTCCCGACTCCTTGCGCTTCTTCGCGCGGCGCGGACTCTCGTACGTGGATGCCGGACGCGGCGCCGTCACGACGGTCACGCTTCCCACGCTCCGAACCCCGCACAAGATCACGGCGATTCTCACGGTGCGACCCGTCGCGAAGTCGGACCGTGAGGTCTGCGACCGCTACGACCGCGCCGGCAGCGTCCGGATCACCGTTCCCGGCGCGCCCGATCTCGAGGTGCTCCGGTTCATCACCTCGTACGGCGGGCGCACGGACCATGAGGTGGACGTCACCGCGCTGGCCCCGCTCCTCCAGGGGCGCCGCACGTTCACGGCGCACATCGACACCTGGACCAGCCCGGCCTGGACGGTGGACTTCTCGCTCCGCTACACGCCGCTCACCGACTTCGACAACGCCTCCTGGGCCGCGCCGGTCTATGGCACCGACAACTTCAACCGCGAAGGGATGCCGCACGGCGACAGCGCGACCGTCGTGATCCCACCGGGGCTCTCCCGCGTGGTGCTCCGCTACACCGCGACGGGCCACTGCACCGACGGCGTGGACGCGGACGAGTTCGTCTCCAAGGCGAACGTGATCGCGGTGGACGGCGTGGTGGTGGCGCGCTTCCATCCCTGGCGCGACGACTGCCGCTCGTTCCGCGACCGGAATCCCTACTGCGCGCGATGGACCGACGGTAGCTGGTCCTCGGACTACGCGCGAAGCGGATGGTGCCCGGGGGTCGAGGTGCTTCCCCAGGAATTCGATCTCACCGATCATCTGCGCGCCGGCCGCCACACCATCCGGATCGCGATCGAAGACATGCGTCCCAAGGATGCGAAGGGAAACTACGGCTACTGGCGGGTCGCGGCAGCGCTGGTGGGCTGGAAGACGCCGCCTCGCCTCTGGCGCAACCCCTGACCTCCTGGGTATCCTCTTGGGCGTGAGCCCGCCACCCCGGCGCGCGCGCGGCGGCGTCCGCACGATCGGCCGCGCGCTGGCGCATCGAAACTACCGCCTCTTCTTCACCGGTCAGAGCATCTCCCTCATCGGGGCCTGGCTCACGCGAGTGGCCACGAGCTGGCTGGTCTACCGGCTCACCCACTCGGCGTGGATGCTCGGCATCGTCGGGTTCGCCGGACAGTTCCCCACCTTCCTGCTCGCTCCGATCGCGGGCGTCTGGGTGGATCGCTGGAACCGCCACCGCGTGCTCGTCGTCACGCAGGTGCTCGCCGCGATCCAGTCGGGGCTGCTCGCCTACCTGGCCCTGCGCGGCATCATCACGATTCCGCACGTGATCGCGCTGAGCATCTTCCAGGGCGTGATCAACGCGCTGGACATGCCGGCACGGCAATCGTTCGTGGTGGACATGATCGGCAACAACCGCGAGGACCTGCCGAACGCGATCGCGCTCAATTCCTCGATGTTCAACGGCGCGCGCCTCATCGGCCCCTCGGTGGCGGGAATCCTCATCGCCTGGGTCGGCGAGGGGTGGTGCTTCTTCATCGATGCCGTGAGCTACCTCGCGGTGATCGCGTCCTTGCTGCTCATGAAGGTCGCCCTGTCCGAGCGCCCCCGCCGCGAGGGCTCGGTCGTTCGGGAGATCCGCGAGGGCTACCGCTACATCGCGGGGTTCACGCCGATCCGGTCCGTGCTCCTCCTGCTCGCGCTGGTCAGCCTGCTCGGATTCCCCTACACCGTGCTCATGCCGATCATGGCCGCGCAGGTGCTGCACGGCGGCCCGCACACCCTCGGCTTCCTCATGGCCGCCTCGGGCGTCGGCGCCCTGACGGGCGCGCTCTACCTCGCCTCGCGCAGCTCGGTGCTGGGGCTGGGGAGCCTGATCGCCCGGAGCGCCGCCGGCTTCGGCCTCGGCCTCGTCCTCTTCTCGCTCTCGCGCAACCTGTGGCTTTCGATGGGGCTGATGGCGGTCTGCGGCCTCGCCATGATCCTCCAGATGGCCGCGAGCAACACGGTGATCCAGACCCTCGTGGACGATGACAAGCGCGGGCGCGTCATGAGCTTCTATTCGATGGCCTTCTTCGGAACGGCGCCCCTCGGAAGCCTGTTCGCCGGAACGGTCGCCACCTGGATCGGCGCGCCGCGCACGATCCTCGTGGGCGGCGCCGCCTGCGTGCTCGCGGCCCTCGGATTCTGGAAAGCGCTCCCGCACATCCGCCGCGCTGCCCGCCCCGTCTACGTCCGCCTGGGGATTCTCCCCGCGCCGACCGAGCAGAGCCTGTGACCCCGGTGACGCGCCGGCGGGCCGCGCCATGAGGACGCTCGAGCTCCCCTCGCTCGACCAGGTCCGCGCCGCGCGCGAGCGGATCCGCGGCGTCGCGATCCGCACGCCGCTCCTCCGCCTGAACGTAGACGGCCCGGCCGAGATCTGGCTCAAGTGCGAGAACCTCCAGCCGATCGGCTCCTTCAAGCTGCGCGGCGCCGGGAACGCGATGGCGCTCCTCCCTCCCGAGGCGCTCCAGCGAGGCGTCTACACGGCGAGCGCCGGGAACATGGCGCAGGGGGTCGCCTGGTGCGCCCGGCGTCTGGGGATTCCCTGCTCCGTCGTGGTTCCCGATCACGCGCCGGCGATCAAGACGGCGGCAATCGAACGGCTGGGCGCCTCGGTCCTCAAGGTCCCGTTTCCGACCTGGTGGCGCGTGATGATGGAACATCGGTACGAGGGGATGAGCGGGACTTTCATCCACCCCTTCTCCGATCCCGCCGTCCTGGCCGGCAATGGAACGATCGCGCTGGAGATCTTGGAGGACCTGCCCGATCCCGACGCCGTCCTGGTTCCCTACGGCGGCGGCGGACTCTCGACGGGAATCGCCGCAGTCCTGCGCGCGCTGGCTCCGAGGGTGCGCGTTCATGCGTGCGAGATCGCCACGGCCGCGCCTCTCGCCGTTTCCCTGGCGGCAGGCGCTCCCAGCCCCGTCGAGTACACGCCCAGCTTCGTGGACGGAATCGGAGGAACCACCGTGTTCGAGGAGGTCTGGCCCCACGCGCGGGAGCTGCTCGCGGGCAGCCTGGTCGTCTCTCTGGAAGAGGCGGCGGCTGCCCTGCGGCTCCTCGTGGAGCGCAATCGACTGGTTGCCGAGGGGGCCGGAGCGGTGCCGGTCGCGGCGGCGCTCAGGGGGCTGCCTGACGCGAGGAAGATCGTGTGCGTGGTATCCGGCGGGAACATCGATCCTCAAAAAACGGCCGCGATCCTCTCGGGCAAGTTGCCCTGAGCGAATCGCGGCGTACCGGGCCCTGGAGATCGGCCCGGGCCGGGCGCAGGGGGGAGGAGGCCTCGTATGCCTCCCCCTCCGTACCCTGTCGCCTCTTGTGCAACACCGGCAGCGGCAGAGCATGCGCCCATCTATGTAAACGTCCGCCCGGCGTCGCCGGGTGGAACGACTAGAACTTCAGCGCAAGACCCATCGACAGGGTCCAGAACGACGGATCGAACTTCTCAGGAATTAGCTTCGACTCCTGATCCTGCAGCTTCACGTAGCGGCCGCCCAGGTCCAGCGCCACCCGCGGCGCGACCGGCACCTTGATGCCTCCGCCCACGTGCACGCCGAACTTCTGGACGGTCTCGTCGCCGAGCGCGTCGTCTTCGTAGTCGTAGGTCGTGTGGTACCAGCCCACGCCCGCGCCCGCATACACCACGTTCATTGGCGAAATGAGGAGCGAGGCCGTGATCGGCCACTGGCGCACGTGCAGCGCCCCGCCCGACATCTCCTCGGTGCGGTAGCCGGCGCCGATCTCGCTCTGGAGCACGTTCGGGATGATGTTCCCGCGCAGGGCCAGTCCGAACATGCCCTTCACCTGGTCGCCGCCGTCCACGGAGCGCGTCAGCCCGTACGAGGGCACGATCTCGGCGGCGTGCGAGCGCGCGGGAGCGATCGCGATGGCAATCGCGAGCGCAACCAGGGAGACGACGAGGAGCGCGAGCGCGGACGTGCCCGGCTGGGTCGGCGTGCGGCTTTCGAGGTGTCGGTTCATCGCGCTCTCCTTGATCGATGGCTTCTTCTATGGGGAGCGCCGCTGCGGCGGCGCCATCTTCGAAACTTTCGGCGTCCGCCCGGCTCGGTCGGGTCGAGGCAAGGGGGGTGAGACCGTGGGGTCCGGCCGGGCGGCGCCTGCACTGGGCTTCATCAAGGCGCGTGCCACGACGGGCGGGCGACCCTTTACACGCTACCCAACCACGCTCCTGTTCGAGAGTTAGCGCTCTTGCCGCGCCGCCACAACGGCGTTGGGCCCGGGATGGAAGGAACTACCATTTGGAACATCGGGGAACGACTCTGCACCCGTCGGTGCAACAATGAAAATCGGAGGGCCCGGTCCGCAAGGGTGCGTGAGGCTCAAGAAAAAACCACCGGCGTCCGGTGGGCACGGCGACCGCGGGGGCGGGAGCCGTACCTGATTCCGGTGCGCCGGTGGCCAATACGATCAGTGGGTACTCAGTGCGAGATCGGGAACGTCACCCCTCCGAAGAGCGACGTCTGCGACAGATCCGTGGCCGAGTACCGGAGCTCCGCGAAGAGCCGGCTCGATCCCATCGGGAAGAGCGCGCCCCCGAACAGGTTCAATCCGAGGTCCGTGCCGGGGTCTCCCGGGCCGTCGGCGGAGTACATGTGCACGGCGGCTCCGGCGCCCACGTACGGGCTGACACGCCCCGAGGGCGCGAAGTGGTAGTAGAGGTCGAAATTGGGATTCACGTCCTTCAGGCCGCTGTTGGACCAGAAGAGAACGCTGGGCATGATGTGCACGCGCGAGCCGGCCTCTTCGAACTCCAGGTGGCCGCCTCCCGACAGCGACGCATCGGCGTGCTCGGCGTCGGTGGTGCCGAGACGTACGCCCGCCCCGGAAAGACCGAACGAATGCGCGGGCGCGGTCCACGCGGCGGTCGCGAGCACCGCGAAGCACGCCAGCACGATCCCATAAATTGGCTTCATCGTTCCTCCCCATTGGGGTTTGGTGGGCGGGTCCGCCATTGGGGGCGAACGGCCGCCGGCGGCTCGGAATCTCAAGGGATATGCCAGAAGCCGTCTTCGGGCCAGTCCGGCCGCCGCAGCCGACGGCCGGTGGGCGGGTTAAGGCAGGGCGTCAGGAGGGATCGTACGCTCCGAAATGGCGCGCCGCACCTCGGTGAGGCCTTGAAGAATCCGCTTCTCGGCAAGTACGAATGACAACCGGCTCCGATCAGGCCCGGCGGCGATAGACCACCCGTACCATCTCGAACTCACCGCCCTGTGGCAGAGGCACCAGGTTTCGATAGAGCAGCGACCCGTCCTCCTGGGTCTGCGTGATCTCACGATAGCGGACGGAACGGGTGCCCAGGTCCACCACCGTCTCGTACGTCATCGTACGAGTTGCCGGATCCCACGTTCCCTCGGACCGAGCGATCGCTGAAGACGTGGAATCCACCCAGACGCCCGTGTATCGGCCCCGCGCCGGATCCCATCCGTAGATCCCATGCCCCTCGAAGCCGCTGTCGGAGGCGTAGTCCATGACCAGGTAGCGCCCGCCGGCGATGCGGCGATTGCGGGCCACGCCCTTGGCCGGCACCGGCGAGGCCTCGGGGCCGGGACGGATGACCGATTCGGCGTCCCACGTGCCGACGTCCTTCTCGAAAATCTCGTTCGCATGCGCGATCGCGCGCTCGGCCTCTTCATCCATGGCAACCCTCCTTGGAGTTGACCGCGCCTTGACACCCCCCAGGCTCCGGCGGGAGCATGGCGCCCGGGAAAGGAGGTCGGTCGTGACGCGGTGGTACCTGGGTTCTCTCGTGATCGCGCTCTCCGTCACGGCTTGCGGCGGACCCTCGCCCGCCGAGAAGACGCCGATCGAGCGCGCCGCCTTCGAGGACTGGAAGATCGAGCCCCGGATCCGGGTCGGCGGGCTGAACCGCTTCGGCTCCGAGCTGGACCTGGCGCGCGCCTACGGGGCGCAAAGCTTGCGCGACTCCTCGATCTCCCTTGGCGAGGGGGAGACGGCCCCCGGCACCCTGCTCTTCCCCGACGACCCCCAGCGCCGCCTGGAGATCATCTGGTCCGATCCCGGCGCCAAGCGCGCGCCGCGCCGCGCCGTGCTGCGCGGCGAGCGATCGCGCTGGATGCTCCCGGGGGACATCTCCCTCGGGACCACCCTGGCGGACCTCGAGAAGACGAACGGCCGTCCGTTTCGGCTCACGGGGTTCGGGTGGGACTATGCCGGGGGCGTGACGTCGTGGGAAGGGGGTGCCCTGGACTCGCTGCTCCCCGGAGTGCGGCTCTATCTGGAGCCGCGGATCGAGGATCGCGCGGGCGGAGCGTACCGCCGCGTTCAGGGAGATCGGGAGTTCGATTCGAACAATGCCGAC
Coding sequences within:
- a CDS encoding outer membrane beta-barrel protein, producing MNRHLESRTPTQPGTSALALLVVSLVALAIAIAIAPARSHAAEIVPSYGLTRSVDGGDQVKGMFGLALRGNIIPNVLQSEIGAGYRTEEMSGGALHVRQWPITASLLISPMNVVYAGAGVGWYHTTYDYEDDALGDETVQKFGVHVGGGIKVPVAPRVALDLGGRYVKLQDQESKLIPEKFDPSFWTLSMGLALKF
- a CDS encoding DUF1579 family protein, producing MDEEAERAIAHANEIFEKDVGTWDAESVIRPGPEASPVPAKGVARNRRIAGGRYLVMDYASDSGFEGHGIYGWDPARGRYTGVWVDSTSSAIARSEGTWDPATRTMTYETVVDLGTRSVRYREITQTQEDGSLLYRNLVPLPQGGEFEMVRVVYRRRA
- a CDS encoding peptide-N-glycosidase F-related protein; translation: MNRRAAAPVALLLVSLMLQGSARGDDRDTMPGASRGPGPRVADVSIFRDAAIRWSPDSLRFFARRGLSYVDAGRGAVTTVTLPTLRTPHKITAILTVRPVAKSDREVCDRYDRAGSVRITVPGAPDLEVLRFITSYGGRTDHEVDVTALAPLLQGRRTFTAHIDTWTSPAWTVDFSLRYTPLTDFDNASWAAPVYGTDNFNREGMPHGDSATVVIPPGLSRVVLRYTATGHCTDGVDADEFVSKANVIAVDGVVVARFHPWRDDCRSFRDRNPYCARWTDGSWSSDYARSGWCPGVEVLPQEFDLTDHLRAGRHTIRIAIEDMRPKDAKGNYGYWRVAAALVGWKTPPRLWRNP
- a CDS encoding succinate dehydrogenase cytochrome b subunit codes for the protein MERIQADSGPTLRAEPFAASTIGKKVVMAVTGFILFGFVVAHMIGNLQAYMGPEAMNAYAVWLRELMHGSALWIARAVLLLSVILHIWSATALTWDNVRARPVGYRRRAYDRSTYASRTMVWSGPILLLFIVYHLLHFTFGTVHPSFVEGDVYHNFVAGFQVVPVSVFYIVAMLALGYHLYHGIWSMLQTLGLSHPRYNFLRHGFAGLMTAIVVVGNISFPLAVLTGVIR
- a CDS encoding outer membrane beta-barrel protein; translated protein: MKPIYGIVLACFAVLATAAWTAPAHSFGLSGAGVRLGTTDAEHADASLSGGGHLEFEEAGSRVHIMPSVLFWSNSGLKDVNPNFDLYYHFAPSGRVSPYVGAGAAVHMYSADGPGDPGTDLGLNLFGGALFPMGSSRLFAELRYSATDLSQTSLFGGVTFPISH
- a CDS encoding MFS transporter, whose protein sequence is MSPPPRRARGGVRTIGRALAHRNYRLFFTGQSISLIGAWLTRVATSWLVYRLTHSAWMLGIVGFAGQFPTFLLAPIAGVWVDRWNRHRVLVVTQVLAAIQSGLLAYLALRGIITIPHVIALSIFQGVINALDMPARQSFVVDMIGNNREDLPNAIALNSSMFNGARLIGPSVAGILIAWVGEGWCFFIDAVSYLAVIASLLLMKVALSERPRREGSVVREIREGYRYIAGFTPIRSVLLLLALVSLLGFPYTVLMPIMAAQVLHGGPHTLGFLMAASGVGALTGALYLASRSSVLGLGSLIARSAAGFGLGLVLFSLSRNLWLSMGLMAVCGLAMILQMAASNTVIQTLVDDDKRGRVMSFYSMAFFGTAPLGSLFAGTVATWIGAPRTILVGGAACVLAALGFWKALPHIRRAARPVYVRLGILPAPTEQSL
- a CDS encoding threonine/serine dehydratase, with product MRTLELPSLDQVRAARERIRGVAIRTPLLRLNVDGPAEIWLKCENLQPIGSFKLRGAGNAMALLPPEALQRGVYTASAGNMAQGVAWCARRLGIPCSVVVPDHAPAIKTAAIERLGASVLKVPFPTWWRVMMEHRYEGMSGTFIHPFSDPAVLAGNGTIALEILEDLPDPDAVLVPYGGGGLSTGIAAVLRALAPRVRVHACEIATAAPLAVSLAAGAPSPVEYTPSFVDGIGGTTVFEEVWPHARELLAGSLVVSLEEAAAALRLLVERNRLVAEGAGAVPVAAALRGLPDARKIVCVVSGGNIDPQKTAAILSGKLP